In one window of Dermochelys coriacea isolate rDerCor1 chromosome 3, rDerCor1.pri.v4, whole genome shotgun sequence DNA:
- the CEBPZOS gene encoding LOW QUALITY PROTEIN: protein CEBPZOS (The sequence of the model RefSeq protein was modified relative to this genomic sequence to represent the inferred CDS: deleted 1 base in 1 codon; substituted 1 base at 1 genomic stop codon), protein MRSRTASPNRAXTPLCMTPVNGRDTRLRLRGGASPFPLKGMEPVARKIFKGVLLLEVAGVAGAYLLFYRMDTSQDFRHTMNRRFPSILEVYYKSNEWAGVYGIRENDQLKWLSSKN, encoded by the exons ATGCGCTCGCGGACAGCGTCTCCGAACCGAGCGTAAACGCCGCTGTGCATG ACGCCCGTTAACGGGCGCGATACCAGACTGCGCCTGCGCGGGGGCGCGAGTCCCTTCCCTCTCAAGG GCATGGAACCTGTTGCAAGAAAGATCTTCAAAGGAGTTCTACTTTTGGAAGTGGCTGGGGTTGCTGGAGCATATTTACTATTTTACAGAATGGACACAAGTCAAG ATTTTAGACATACAATGAACAGGAGATTTCCATCCATTCTGGAAG TTTATTACAAAAGCAATGAATGGGCTGGAGTTTATGGAATAAGGGAGAATGACCAACTGAAATGGCTAAGCAGCAAAAATTAG